TGGATTCTTCATTCGTCCGTTATTTCAACTCCGAATCTTTCCATCAAGCTTCTTAACTCGGATTTGATCCGAACGAAACGAGGGATGGGCGAATGCGATTTTTTATTTTCGGATCACTAGGTATCATTGGGCGTTATAGAAATCGTATTTTGAGATCTTTGATTCTTCCAAACTGACAAAACGAATCGTAATTTTTTTTCTTTGATCGACAGTGAACGTATTGCTTCGATTTTTTTCTTTCAGGTTTTTTCGAATGATTGCAGCTGATTTTTTTTAGGTTTCGGGACAAATTTTTAATCAAAAGGAATTCTTATATAAACCCAATGGTTCAAAGACCGCATTGTAGATCAGCTTACAAGGCCCGTAGATGATAGATTTTATTTTTAGTTGTTCCGATAAACGGTCTCAGGAAGAAGGTCGTCTTATTGGCGATTCAAGTCTGCTTAATGGGGATCGTTTTTCTTATTATTTTCAAACTGTGCTTTTATGATTTGAGTGGTGTGGTTTGGGGACAATTGTCAATTCTACCAATTTAACGAAAAAAGGCCGATGGATTCTAAAAAATCTCCCAAAAACACCGGTTTTATTCGAATTGCCCGGGATCAGAGTTTTTTTGTAAAGAAATTCCGACGGTTGCTCCAATCGTTTCGCACAGGCGCCATAATAAAAAAAGAAATATTTCATAGTTTCAAAACATACGCTTAAATGCGATTTTGAAAATCAGAAAATAGGGGAAGTTTTTTTGAGTCGAAAAAATACTGGAAAGAACGCGAGATCGCTATGGTATGCGATCCGAATTGAATGCGGGATATAAAGTATATTTTTGAGTATTTGGGAACTGGGTGGGTTACGGAACCTGCTTGCATTATTTAAACTGAATTTTACATTCGCATTTCGGGAAATACTATTATGCAACATACGAAAGAAGAAATTCTAAAAGACATATATCTTTTCTCCAATTTTACGGAGGACGAATTGAGCGCCATTGCGGAAAAGACGGAATATAAAGTTTACGAACAAGGCGATGCAATTTTTCACGAAGGCAACGACGCAAAGGCGTTTTTCGTGGTGATCTACGGAACTTTAAAAGTTCTTACCTCCACTGAAAAAGGGGATGACGTGAACGTGACCACAATTGCAACGGGAGATCATTTCGGCGAATTGCCATTTTTGGATCCGGGGAAACGTTCCGCTTCGGTAGAAGCGATGGAGAGATCCGAGCTTTTGAGAATTCCCTACGATCATTTAAAGACGGTCTTTGAAAAAGATTCCAAAGCTTCTTTAAAATTTTATCAGGCGATTTCCCATTTTTTAGCTAAACGTTTGAGAATGTTGACGCACGACTTGACTTATGCAAGGGAACTGAGAAAGAGATATACGATCTGATTTCTAAAAAATTCCCGGTATATTTTTGATTGCGAGAGGATGGGACGATCGGCGAAGATCTTATAAGAGTATTCAAAATCTTTAAAAAACATTCTAAGATTGAAAAAGGAGAATGATCGCGGACTCTATGTCCTGAATTTGGATCGGTTTGGCAATATAGGCATCCATGCCCGCTTCCAGACATTTTTCCTTGTCTCCTTCCATTGCGTTAGCCGTCATTGCTACGATTACCGGTTTCGATTTTGCGAAATCTTTTCGGATAAGATGTGTGGCTTCGTAGCCGTCCATCTCGGGCATTTGTATATCCATAAAAATTAGATCGTAATTTCGCTCTTTCAAACATTCGATGGCTTCCAGACCGTTTAACGCGGTGTCGGCGGCATACCCAAGTTTCATAAGAAGACGAAGAGCGATTTTCTGATTAATTAAGTTGTCTTCGACTAAAAGAATTTTGAGCGGAATCCTTTCGGAGAGTGGCTTTTCATTCTCTCCTTGTTTTTCTTCTTTTGGAACCTTGGTGGGAAACGCTTTTTCGAAATTTTTACTGAGTTCTTCCAATAGAATCGGTTTAAACATCATAAAGATATTAAATCCGGGACGGTTGAAAAGTCCGTTCGTAACTCGATAATAGGAATCCTTCAGTTCTTTTTCCACAAAAAGAATGATCGTAAGTTTTAAAGAAGGGTTTTGATTTTTGAGTTCGTCCAACATCTCGGGTAGATTCATATCCGGAAG
The nucleotide sequence above comes from Leptospira weilii. Encoded proteins:
- a CDS encoding cyclic nucleotide-binding domain-containing protein; this translates as MQHTKEEILKDIYLFSNFTEDELSAIAEKTEYKVYEQGDAIFHEGNDAKAFFVVIYGTLKVLTSTEKGDDVNVTTIATGDHFGELPFLDPGKRSASVEAMERSELLRIPYDHLKTVFEKDSKASLKFYQAISHFLAKRLRMLTHDLTYARELRKRYTI